The Anticarsia gemmatalis isolate Benzon Research Colony breed Stoneville strain chromosome 1, ilAntGemm2 primary, whole genome shotgun sequence sequence aaatgaataaactgATTTATCCAAGCCTATTTTTACCCACTGCCAAACAAATTTTTTTAGCattgttatcaattaatttaaagagaAAATAACTAGTCTTGGTTTTACATTGATGGTTATAGATACGGAATCCTAAATTAGAATTAGGTAGGCGTTTAATCCGCCTTTAGCTACTTACCTACTTTAGATAATATTGTGATTCTAGTCGTTATGctaatttatatatatatggTTGTTGTTTCACTATTTTCAGAATCACTTAAGTATTAAAGATGCGTGCGATCGCTTTCTTGTCGCTATGCGTGGCCGCGGCCTCAGGTATTGTACCCATAATAACTTTCTTTCATTTTGGTTTAGATCATCTTGTTTCTGCTCAATCAGTGTTActttcttcatttattttattctaacatCTCATAACCTACACATGAGCATAGGAATCAAGATAGTAATTACTTCTCAAAATATCAACACGATAAGAATTtgggatttatttttaattaatgatcTTGTTGCTCTGTAcgtttatctattttattaggTCCTGTTTTACCAATCTTTTGGTTTTGTTTGCAGCTGTCCCCTTCGATTCCCAAAGGATCGTTGGCGGATCTGTAACTACTATTGACCAACATCCTAGCCTTGCTGCCCTACTCTACACATGGGACTTCCAACATTATTACCAAGATTGTGCTGGTTCTATTCTTAACCAAAGGTCTATTCTTACCGTTGGCCAATGTTTAGAGTAAGTtgatgtgtaattttttttataatgttaaaaatattattgaaaattgtttcctTTTGTTGGTAAAAAGTTCACGCATATCAATGTTATGTAGCTACCTGAAATCAATATCAAAGATACCACTAATACCCTTTGATTATCGTAATAATATTCTATCCGatacagtaaattaatttatggcCCGATTATTAGCTGACCATTTATAGAATCACGAATGAGATAAAACTATAACATGAAATATGAGtgtgttattattatgtttctagGGGAGATACTATATCAAGATGGCGAGTTCGTGTCGGTTCTACTTACGCGAACAGTGGTGGCACTGTTTACAGCACCAGTAGCATCCTCGTCCACATGGATTACAACAGCAGATCCAAGGACAACGACATCGCCATCTTGCAAGTCTCCAGCCCTATAATTTACAACGATGTTGTTCAACCTTGTCAAATTGCTGGCCCTCTTTTCAACGTACCTGATGATTCGATTGTCCAAGCTGTCGGATGGGG is a genomic window containing:
- the LOC142978042 gene encoding trypsin CFT-1-like, translated to MRAIAFLSLCVAAASAVPFDSQRIVGGSVTTIDQHPSLAALLYTWDFQHYYQDCAGSILNQRSILTVGQCLEGDTISRWRVRVGSTYANSGGTVYSTSSILVHMDYNSRSKDNDIAILQVSSPIIYNDVVQPCQIAGPLFNVPDDSIVQAVGWGKTAYTGLSSEQLRQVDLVTVNQGSCRRRYLPTIKAVTDNMLCAGWKDGGRGQCDGDTGGPLIFNGVVIGLSSFSNFCGIGTFPSVNTRVNRYIPWLQINA